DNA from Elusimicrobiaceae bacterium:
GTATTTTATTTGGAGAGGTGTGCCCCTTAAACCACCTGTTCACGGTAGCACAAGTCACACCAAGCATTTCAGAAAGCTTCTTCTGGGAAATTCTATGCTCTAATCTGTATATTTCTAATTTATTTATTAACTCATTCATATTATTTATTATACTATATTATAATTTATTATAATCAGTTATAATTTTTTACTTACACCTTATCAAAATTTCTCTATATTCGTTCAATCTTTTAAACAAAAGAAAACACATTACTTTTTCATTCTTTTTTCATATTTCCTTTTTAACTCTCTCAAATACATTTCTAAAGAAATCATGTTTTGTGCCAAAACGATACACTCTCCTTCAGTCAATTCTTTTGATGACATCGAACAGAAAATCCGCTTCGTTTCTTCTAAAAATTCTTCACTAAATCTACTGTTAGACAAAATACAATCCTCACTTCTTACAAACAAGCCATCCTTTTTTAATTACTCATTTTAAACTCCATTAAAGATACAGTCTAAAACTAATTTGCTTATATACTCGTTGCCTTTTTTAACGTTTCCTATACAAGCGTAGTACGACGGAGAAACAAATATCTACACTTCGTACCACCAGTTTTGATACAACGGAAGAGCAATCTGCTCTGTTGAACATTTTTGCTAAAGCACTCCAGCACAATAGTTTTTGGGTTAAAGCAAGAATTTTGGAAGTATATGCGTTTAACTGCAAATAACTTATTTGTGCTTTATTACGCTTTTTATAAGGGCCTCTGGGGCCTCTTTTTTGCTTGGCTATCG
Protein-coding regions in this window:
- a CDS encoding helix-turn-helix transcriptional regulator, with translation MNELINKLEIYRLEHRISQKKLSEMLGVTCATVNRWFKGHTSPNKIQAYQIEKLLKEQE